The Kineococcus endophyticus genome has a window encoding:
- a CDS encoding carbohydrate ABC transporter permease: protein MATTATTFDEAVAVSKPTGGARRGRPGLGRVLAWTALGLIMAVTLFPFYWMLRTAFSNGAFLATEPSNLLPVESTWGAFQRVLGLATTEEAQAQAGSGASVSIIRALLNSVLVASLITAGQVFFGAMAAYAFSRLRWPGRNTVFFVFLTALMVPPIFTQLPNFLLMRDLGLLSSYAAIVLPFFFMTPFAIFFLRQFFLGIPREVEEAARLDGAGAVARFFRVILPMASGPLITLTILQYVQAWGEYLWPLLVASDRDHRVLTVALGVFRSQTPQGAPDWAGLMAATLLAALPVVILFAVFSRKIVNSIGFSGIK from the coding sequence ATGGCCACCACCGCCACCACGTTCGACGAGGCCGTCGCGGTCTCGAAGCCCACCGGAGGAGCACGACGGGGCCGGCCGGGACTCGGCCGGGTCCTGGCCTGGACCGCCCTCGGCCTCATCATGGCCGTGACCCTCTTCCCCTTCTACTGGATGCTGCGGACCGCCTTCTCCAACGGCGCGTTCCTGGCCACCGAGCCCTCCAACCTGCTCCCCGTGGAATCCACGTGGGGCGCCTTCCAGCGCGTCCTGGGGCTCGCCACGACCGAGGAGGCGCAGGCGCAGGCCGGGTCCGGTGCGTCCGTGAGCATCATCCGCGCGCTGCTGAACTCGGTCCTCGTCGCCTCGCTCATCACCGCCGGGCAGGTCTTCTTCGGCGCGATGGCCGCCTACGCCTTCTCCCGCCTGCGGTGGCCCGGGCGCAACACGGTGTTCTTCGTCTTCCTCACCGCGCTCATGGTGCCGCCGATCTTCACCCAGCTGCCGAACTTCCTGCTGATGCGCGACCTGGGGCTGCTGAGCTCCTACGCGGCGATCGTCCTGCCGTTCTTCTTCATGACGCCGTTCGCGATCTTCTTCCTGCGGCAGTTCTTCCTCGGCATCCCCCGCGAGGTCGAGGAGGCCGCCCGCCTCGACGGAGCCGGGGCCGTGGCGCGGTTCTTCCGGGTCATCCTGCCGATGGCGTCGGGACCGCTCATCACGCTGACGATCCTGCAGTACGTGCAGGCCTGGGGTGAGTACCTCTGGCCGCTGCTGGTCGCCTCCGACCGCGACCACCGGGTCCTGACGGTCGCCCTGGGCGTCTTCCGGTCGCAGACCCCGCAGGGGGCGCCGGACTGGGCGGGCCTCATGGCCGCGACCCTCCTCGCCGCGCTGCCCGTCGTCATCCTGTTCGCGGTCTTCAGCCGCAAGATCGTGAACTCCATCGGTTTCTCCGGGATCAAGTGA